The nucleotide sequence ACGCGATAGTCGACGTTACGCAGGGCGACCGTGTTGCGCTGGGCGCGATCTTCGTCGGCAAAGTACGGAGTATGCGCTCCGCCTCCGGCGAGCACCGCGGCCGTCGGAGCGACGGCACGGCTGTTGACTTCGTTACGACGGAAGGCGGTATACTCAATCGGCGCCAAGATGGCGATGCGGTCGACTTGCCATTGAATGGCCGGCTTCCACAGCACGGCTTCGAGCGCGCCTCGCGCCGCGGACGGCGTGATGCACGGGTACGACATGCGTTCGACCTTGTACTCCGGCCGAGTAAAACACGCGAGCGGGCCGCGGATGCGGACGGTAAAGGATGTATTGAGCATCATGGTTCTCGCCATTGCCCGGCTGGTAACTGGATATTTGTACACCAACAATCGACTGATGCAAGAAATTTCTACCGTGGTGGCCCACGAATCCGAATTACAATCGTAGGATTTATCTGTGGCTTGATTTAAGCTGAAGTATGTTGTATCGTGGAGATTGTACTGGCTCGTCAAGTCGATTGCAAGGGGAGATCTAATGCGCTGCCAACGACTGGCGGCCCAAGCTTGCCGCGGTGCTAACGGCCGCGTGGATTGAAACAGCTTTAATCACGCCAGCGCTGACCGACCGTCCTGGGCTCTAAGTCCAGGACGGTTTTTTATGCCACGTAGGCTTCTACGTTCGAGAGGCTATTGTCGTCGACTATGAGTCCGAACTCTTTTAAGTCGTAAAGGTGGGCGCACAGCGGCGTGAGCACGAAGGCGGTTTCGTTGTCATTCAGGCGTTCCAAGCCGCCGAGTGCGTGCAGTCGTGCTACATCTTGCGGAGCCGCCTGCACGAGATAAGGCTGGAGTGCGGCGAGTGTTTCGCGGTCCGGCTGGTGGCGATAGTGATTGAGTCTATCCGCCGCGTCGGCGTATGGCACGACGACGGGCACGTTGTAGCCGTCTTCGATTACCTTGCTCATGTCGGCCACGGTGGCGAAGTTGAGTTGAGCGCGCTCGGCTTGCAAGCCGCGGTCGACTGGATGCTTGCCGTACAACCGGCGAAAGTAGTTTTCGAAGATCGCCGGATTGCCGAGATCGAGAGCGCCTTCGTATTCGACGAGCATTCCGCGCGTCGTTTCTAGGCCTTGCTTGAGCACGCCGGGGGGCGGATCGGTGGGGGCTTGAAATACGACGACTTCGCCCGCTGGGTGGCCGGCAGCTGCGGTCAACAGGCCTTCGCGGTCACAACGGCCCGCTGCCTGGGCGATGCTGTCGAGCCCGGCGAGTGCGCGGAACACGACTGGAAAATCGACGTCGACGCCCGCTTCGACCAATTGCGTGGCCACGAGCCGCAACGGCTGTCGGTCGCCTTTCAATCTTCGGCGCACCTGATCGAGCACGCTTCGGCGATGCGCGGGACACATCAAGGCCGATAGATGGAATCGTCCCCGTTCAGGTAACAGCTTTGCCAGAACGCGGGCGTCACGGCGGAGATGTACGATGGCCAGAACGCGGGAATGTTGGGTGATGGCAACAGCGATCGGACCATAAGACGGTGGGCGCGGCTGGGTGAGGTCGGGCCAGTGGACTCGCACGCGCCGCGATCTGGTAGCCAGTGTCGGCGCGTCGGACACGATCTCGCGCACGTTGAGCAGGCCGGGGAAGCCTGCGCGGTCCTTGAGCGCCGGTTGCGTGGCGGTTGAAAGAACGACGCTCGCCCCATAGCGTCCGGCAAGTTCGTTTAGCAAATCGACGAGGACGGCGGTCAAGTGGATGGGAAGGCATTGAGCTTCGTCGAGGATTATCACGCTGCGCGCCAGGTTGTGCAACTTGCGGCAACGCGATGGCTGATTGGCGAGGAGCGATTCAATAAGCTGCACGTTTGTGGTGACGACGATGGGTGCGTCCCAATTCTCGGCGGCCAGGCGACGCCGGCTTTCCAGCTCTTCGTTCTGCTCGCGACGCGATTGGACGTCGATATTCGAGTGATGTTCGAGCACGTCGGCTGCGCCAAAGATGTCGCGATACACGGCGGCGGTCTGCTCGATGATGCTCGTGTACGGGATGGCGACCACGACGCGTCGCTGGCCGTGGCGGATGGCGTGGTCGAGGGCAAAGGCAAGGCCCGACAATGTCTTGCCGCCCCCGGTGGGAACAGTCAGGCTAAACAGTCCCGCGGGCAAGGTGGCCGCGCGACGGCAATCGCCCAATACGTCGGCCCGCAGGCGATTGACTGGCGTATCAGTGGGGAACCTGGCGAGGTGCGTGTGCAAACGGTCGCGCAAGGTGCCGATGCTATCGTACTGGCCACGATGCTGGGCGAGCGCTGGATCGTAGAACCGCTCGGTTTGCAGATAATCGGCGTCAACCAAAGCGGAGAAGAGCAGCCGGATCCACAGCTCAAGACGGCGTTTTTCTACGTCGTTGCGCGCAGACAGAACGGGCGGCAAGGGCGGCAGAGATTGCGGGAAGATCGCCAATGGCACGCTCGCTTGGATGCGCTGCCAAGCGTCGGAGTTGTCATTGAGTCGCTCGATCAGTGGCGTGATCGTCGTCTCGCCACGCGCGCTAAGGTTTGCGACGCCGGCGTGATGGCCAGCGATTGCTAGCGCCAATCCGATGGAAGCGCTGCCGAGTGTCCGCGCGGCTACCGCGCCGGGACCCGCGTGGTCCACGCCGACCGGCGAGCCACGAAGCCGTTCTTGAAACTCGGGAAGAAATTTTCCGAGATCGTGCCACCAGCCGACGAGGCGTCCCCAGTCACCGGCGTCAAACGCTGCCGCAAATTCGCCTGCTAGCTCAGCGACTCGTTGGAGATGGTCTTCGAGCCGTTCCCATTCGTCGAACGGGCGGCCCGGTAAACTGTGTGCGAAAAAATCGGGCATTGCCGGAGAACTTCATTATGCGACCGGCGGCTCGGGGCAAAGTGTACCTTATTGCAAATCCAGGTCGTGCAGTCCAACTAAAATCAAAGGATTATTGAGATTGGTATGAATACGCCGAAGACACGCTGAATGGGCGGAGTAGAGAT is from Pirellulales bacterium and encodes:
- the cas5c gene encoding type I-C CRISPR-associated protein Cas5c, encoding MLNTSFTVRIRGPLACFTRPEYKVERMSYPCITPSAARGALEAVLWKPAIQWQVDRIAILAPIEYTAFRRNEVNSRAVAPTAAVLAGGGAHTPYFADEDRAQRNTVALRNVDYRVDAHFTMTDRAGPEDNPSKFVEMFRRRIESGQHWQQPYLGCREFVADVLPIDADTPAPLDLSLDLGVMLWDIVYKKQGNRAVFFAARMERGVIEVPPTAEAAAATVHGTAAGAK
- a CDS encoding CRISPR-associated endonuclease Cas3''; translation: MPDFFAHSLPGRPFDEWERLEDHLQRVAELAGEFAAAFDAGDWGRLVGWWHDLGKFLPEFQERLRGSPVGVDHAGPGAVAARTLGSASIGLALAIAGHHAGVANLSARGETTITPLIERLNDNSDAWQRIQASVPLAIFPQSLPPLPPVLSARNDVEKRRLELWIRLLFSALVDADYLQTERFYDPALAQHRGQYDSIGTLRDRLHTHLARFPTDTPVNRLRADVLGDCRRAATLPAGLFSLTVPTGGGKTLSGLAFALDHAIRHGQRRVVVAIPYTSIIEQTAAVYRDIFGAADVLEHHSNIDVQSRREQNEELESRRRLAAENWDAPIVVTTNVQLIESLLANQPSRCRKLHNLARSVIILDEAQCLPIHLTAVLVDLLNELAGRYGASVVLSTATQPALKDRAGFPGLLNVREIVSDAPTLATRSRRVRVHWPDLTQPRPPSYGPIAVAITQHSRVLAIVHLRRDARVLAKLLPERGRFHLSALMCPAHRRSVLDQVRRRLKGDRQPLRLVATQLVEAGVDVDFPVVFRALAGLDSIAQAAGRCDREGLLTAAAGHPAGEVVVFQAPTDPPPGVLKQGLETTRGMLVEYEGALDLGNPAIFENYFRRLYGKHPVDRGLQAERAQLNFATVADMSKVIEDGYNVPVVVPYADAADRLNHYRHQPDRETLAALQPYLVQAAPQDVARLHALGGLERLNDNETAFVLTPLCAHLYDLKEFGLIVDDNSLSNVEAYVA